Proteins encoded together in one Diabrotica undecimpunctata isolate CICGRU chromosome 3, icDiaUnde3, whole genome shotgun sequence window:
- the LOC140435449 gene encoding uncharacterized protein, with amino-acid sequence MSNLSDDYVQDSDDDEDYVLPVQKSSKMKECRLKIRGRVINIPVSRSSSESDDETNSETDSSRKAPSSSSTSIIHTPKNKKAPIIVVSNIKIKNASNSGSGDLQSNLNR; translated from the exons atgagtaaTTTAAGTGATGACTATGTCCAAGACTCTGATGATGATGAGGATTACGTATTACCAGTTCAAAAATCATCGAAGATGAAAGAATGCAG ACTTAAAATTCGTGGACGTGTTATTAATATTCCCGTGTCAAGAAGTAGCAGCGAAAGTGATGACGAAACTAACTCAGAAACGGATTCAAGCAG AAAAGCTCCTAGTTCGTCTTCCACCTCAATCATTCACACTCCAAAGAATAAAAAGGCCCCAATCATAGTTGTTAGCAATATTAAGATTAAAAATGCATCTAACTCTGGTTCTGGTGACTTGCAGTCTAACTTAAATAGgtaa